A genome region from Bufo gargarizans isolate SCDJY-AF-19 chromosome 2, ASM1485885v1, whole genome shotgun sequence includes the following:
- the BUD13 gene encoding BUD13 homolog isoform X2 has product MAAPASTAQGISKAEYLKRYLDPGSGDDGPAKRKKKRKKKSEGKGMRIVDDDAEDWKKNPIKKEEPVEEEDDQPVVAQFVDERPEEIKRMEEFKNTNKWKVIKGDESPEEEQDSRAEEDVSAMAEKTDHKSPDYSPKKGRHDSPDPSPPQRTRHDSPDTSPPQRARHDSSDHSPPPKRIPPPPKKGRRESPDASPPRRRGRQDSPDASPPRRRGRQVSPDASPPRRRGRQGSRDASPARRGRRDSRDASPPRRGRRDSPDASPRRTARLELPDTSPPRRSRQDSPPRRVRRNSPAVSPPRRERGDSPAASPPRKGRWDSPPASPPRRGRRDSPPASQSPSRRGRWDSPPAFPPRRGRRDSPPAFPPRRGRRDSPPASPPRRGRRDSPPASPPRRGRWDSPPASPPRRGRWDSPPASPPRRGRWDSPPRRGRRDSPPASPPRRARRDSPAASPPRGGRWGSPNPSPPRRGRRGSPNPSPPRRVRRDSPAASPPRRVRRDSPAASPPRKGRRDSPAASPPRKGRRDSPAASPPRKGRRDSPAASPPRKGRRDSPAASPPRKGRRDSPAASPPRKGRRDSPAASPPRKGRRDSPAASPPRKGRRDSPAASPPRKGRRDSPAASPPRKGRRDSPAASPPRKGRRDSPAASPPRKGRRDSPAASPPRKGRRDSPAASPPRKGRRDSPAASPPRKGRRDSPAASPPRKGRRDSPAASPPRKGRRDSPAASPPRKGRRDSPAASPPRKGRRDSPAASPPRKGRRDSPAASPPRKGRRDSPAASPPRKGRRDSPAASPPRKGRRDSPAASPPRKGRRDSPAASPPRKGRRDSPAASPPRKGRRDSPAASPPRKGRRDSPDQSLPGKVRRLTPSPQRQKHLNPNKKSKSYYTDSPDVSHKERRDTGLDKGSKRDVKKSLRTSPHSSLRHDSDSDPSPPRNRALSPPRDTRKKAAQQKDSRASPRRNAQTKGSDSDLSPPRQAQRRDSDSDLSPPRRRGEKSGGSQMLSGGKAGLVSAKVLREEKEEQRRAEKNNKNLEDDSRNTETVFRDKSGKRRDLNSEREEQLKKQAAQEKKDEMYAKWGKGLAQHEQQRQNVQDAAREISKPLARYIDDEDLDRMLREQEREGDPMAKFLKKKMDKESSGKKERPRYKGSNPPINRFNIWPGYRWDGVDRSNGFENQYFARISEKKAVDEAAYKWSVEDM; this is encoded by the exons GTGATGAGTCCCCTGAAGAAGAGCAAGATTCAAG GGCAGAAGAAGATGTCTCTGCCATGGCTGAGAAGACTGATCATAAGTCTCCTGACTATTCTCCAAAGAAAGGCAGGCATGACTCCCCAGACCCTTCTCCACCTCAAAGGACCAGGCATGACTCTCCAGACACTTCTCCACCTCAAAGGGCCAGGCATGACTCTTCAGACCATTCCCCTCCTCCAAAAAGGAtacctccccccccaaaaaagggcaGACGAGAATCTCCAGATGCCTCACCACCCAGGAGGAGGGGAAGACAGGACTCTCCAGATGCCTCACCTCCCAGGAGAAGGGGCAGACAGGTGTCTCCAGATGCCTCACCTCCCAGGAGAAGGGGAAGACAGGGCTCTCGCGATGCCTCTCCAGCTAGGAGGGGAAGACGGGACTCTCGAGATGCCTCTCCACCCAGGAGGGGAAGACGGGATTCTCCAGATGCCTCACCACGCAGGACGGCCAGGCTGGAATTACCAGACACCTCTCCACCCAGGAGGAGCAGACAGGATTCTCCACCCAGGAGGGTCAGACGGAACTCTCCAGCTGTCTCTCCAcctaggagggaaaggggagacTCTCCAGCTGCCTCTCCACCCAGGAAGGGCAGGTGGGACTCTCCACCTGCCTCTCCACCCAGGAGGGGTAGACGCGACTCTCCACCTGCCTCTCAGTCTCCATCCAGAAGGGGCAGATGGGACTCTCCACCTGCTTTTCCACCCAGGAGGGGCAGACGGGACTCTCCACCTGCTTTTCCACCCAGGAGGGGCAGGCGGGATTCTCCACCTGCCTCTCCCCCTAGGAGGGGCAGGCGGGATTCTCCACCTGCCTCTCCCCCCAGGAGGGGCAGGTGGGATTCTCCACCTGCCTCTCCCCCCAGGAGGGGTAGGTGGGATTCTCCACCTGCCTCTCCCCCCAGGAGGGGCAGGTGGGATTCTCCacccaggaggggcagaaggGACTCTCCACCTGCCTCTCCACCCAGGAGGGCCAGGCGGGACTCTCCTGCTGCATCTCCACCCAGGGGGGGCAGGTGGGGCTCTCCAAACCCCTCTCCACCAAGGAGAGGCAGGCGGGGCTCTCCAAACCCCTCTCCACCCAGAAGGGTCCGGCGGGACTCTCCAGCTGCCTCTCCACCCAGAAGGGTCCGGCGGGACTCTCCAGCTGCCTCTCCACCCAGGAAGGGCAGGCGGGACTCTCCAGCTGCCTCTCCTCCCAGGAAGGGCAGGCGGGACTCTCCAGCTGCCTCTCCTCCCAGGAAGGGCAGGCGGGACTCTCCAGCTGCCTCTCCTCCCAGGAAGGGCAGGCGGGACTCTCCAGCTGCCTCTCCTCCCAGGAAGGGCAGGCGGGACTCTCCAGCTGCCTCTCCTCCCAGGAAGGGCAGGCGGGACTCTCCAGCTGCCTCTCCTCCCAGGAAGGGCAGGCGGGACTCTCCAGCTGCCTCTCCTCCCAGGAAGGGCAGGCGGGACTCTCCAGCTGCCTCTCCTCCCAGGAAGGGCAGGCGGGACTCTCCAGCTGCCTCTCCTCCCAGGAAGGGCAGGCGGGACTCTCCAGCTGCCTCTCCTCCCAGGAAGGGCAGGCGGGACTCTCCAGCTGCCTCTCCTCCCAGGAAGGGCAGGCGGGACTCTCCAGCTGCCTCTCCTCCCAGGAAGGGCAGGCGGGACTCTCCAGCTGCCTCTCCACCCAGGAAGGGCAGGCGGGACTCTCCAGCTGCCTCTCCACCCAGGAAGGGCAGGCGGGACTCTCCAGCTGCCTCTCCACCCAGGAAGGGCAGGCGGGACTCTCCAGCTGCCTCTCCACCCAGGAAGGGCAGGCGGGACTCTCCAGCTGCCTCTCCACCCAGGAAGGGCAGGCGGGACTCTCCAGCTGCCTCTCCACCCAGGAAGGGCAGGCGGGACTCTCCAGCTGCCTCTCCACCCAGGAAGGGCAGGCGGGACTCTCCAGCTGCCTCTCCACCCAGGAAGGGCAGGCGGGACTCTCCAGCTGCCTCTCCACCCAGGAAGGGCAGGCGGGACTCTCCAGCTGCCTCTCCACCCAGGAAGGGCAGGCGGGACTCTCCAGCTGCCTCTCCACCCAGGAAGGGCAGGCGGGACTCTCCAGCTGCCTCTCCACCCAGGAAGGGCAGGCGGGACTCTCCAGCTGCCTCTCCACCCAGGAAGGGCAGGCGGGACTCTCCAGCTGCCTCTCCACCCAGGAAGGGCAG GCGGGACTCTCCAGACCAATCCCTCCCTGGAAAAGTAAGAAGACTTACTCCTTCTCCACAAAGACAAAAGCATCTCAAtcctaacaaaaaaagtaaatccTACTACACAGACTCCCCAGATGTTTCTCATAAAGAAAGGCGTGACACAGGTTTGGACAAAGGATCGAAACGCGATGTAAAGAAGTCCCTTCGAACCTCTCCACATTCCTCGTTGCGGCATGATTCTGATTCAGACCCTTCTCCTCCTCGGAATAGAGCATTGTCACCACCACGAGACACTCGGAAAAAAG CTGCACAACAGAAGGACTCGCGCGCATCACCTCGAAGGAACGCGCAGACTAAAGGTTCAGACTCCGACCTATCACCTCCTCGCCAAGCACAGAGAAGAGACTCTGATTCAGACTTGTCACCACCACGACGCAGAGGTGAAAAAAGCGGAGGCTCCCAG ATGCTCTCAGGTGGCAAAGCTGGCCTCGTGTCTGCAAAGGTCCTAAGAGAAGAGAAAGAAGAACAGAGGAGAGCagagaaaaataacaaaaacctGGAAG ATGACTCGAGGAATACAGAGACCGTTTTTCGAGACAAAAGCGGCAAACGCAGAGACTTAAATTCTGAACGGGAAGAGCAACTGAAGAAACAAGCCGCGCAAGAGAAGAAGGATGAGATGTATGCCAAATGGGGCAAAGG tttggccCAACATGAGCAGCAACGTCAGAATGTGCAGGACGCTGCCCGAGAGATATCGAAGCCTCTTGCTCGATACATCGATGATGAGGACCTGGACCGCATGTTGCGTGAACAGGAGAGAGAGGGAGATCCTATGGCGAAGTTCCTGAAAAAGAAGATGGATAAAGAAAGCTCCGGAAAGAAAG AACGCCCAAGATACAAAGGTTCTAATCCTCCAATCAACAGATTTAATATATGGCCAGGGTATCGCTGGGACGGTGTGGACAG GTCCAATGGATTTGAGAACCAGTATTTTGCAAGAATTTCTGAAAAGAAAGCTGTGGACGAGGCTGCTTACAAGTGGAGCGTAGAGGATATGTGA
- the BUD13 gene encoding BUD13 homolog isoform X1, translating to MAAPASTAQGISKAEYLKRYLDPGSGDDGPAKRKKKRKKKSEGKGMRIVDDDAEDWKKNPIKKEEPVEEEDDQPVVAQFVDERPEEIKRMEEFKNTNKWKVIKGDESPEEEQDSRAEEDVSAMAEKTDHKSPDYSPKKGRHDSPDPSPPQRTRHDSPDTSPPQRARHDSSDHSPPPKRIPPPPKKGRRESPDASPPRRRGRQDSPDASPPRRRGRQVSPDASPPRRRGRQGSRDASPARRGRRDSRDASPPRRGRRDSPDASPRRTARLELPDTSPPRRSRQDSPPRRVRRNSPAVSPPRRERGDSPAASPPRKGRWDSPPASPPRRGRRDSPPASQSPSRRGRWDSPPAFPPRRGRRDSPPAFPPRRGRRDSPPASPPRRGRRDSPPASPPRRGRWDSPPASPPRRGRWDSPPASPPRRGRWDSPPRRGRRDSPPASPPRRARRDSPAASPPRGGRWGSPNPSPPRRGRRGSPNPSPPRRVRRDSPAASPPRRVRRDSPAASPPRKGRRDSPAASPPRKGRRDSPAASPPRKGRRDSPAASPPRKGRRDSPAASPPRKGRRDSPAASPPRKGRRDSPAASPPRKGRRDSPAASPPRKGRRDSPAASPPRKGRRDSPAASPPRKGRRDSPAASPPRKGRRDSPAASPPRKGRRDSPAASPPRKGRRDSPAASPPRKGRRDSPAASPPRKGRRDSPAASPPRKGRRDSPAASPPRKGRRDSPAASPPRKGRRDSPAASPPRKGRRDSPAASPPRKGRRDSPAASPPRKGRRDSPAASPPRKGRRDSPAASPPRKGRRDSPAASPPRKGRRDSPAASPPRKGRRDSPAASPPRKGRRDSPAASPPRKGRRDSPAASPPRKGRRDSPDQSLPGKVRRLTPSPQRQKHLNPNKKSKSYYTDSPDVSHKERRDTGLDKGSKRDVKKSLRTSPHSSLRHDSDSDPSPPRNRALSPPRDTRKKAAQQKDSRASPRRNAQTKGSDSDLSPPRQAQRRDSDSDLSPPRRRGEKSGGSQMLSGGKAGLVSAKVLREEKEEQRRAEKNNKNLEDDSRNTETVFRDKSGKRRDLNSEREEQLKKQAAQEKKDEMYAKWGKGLAQHEQQRQNVQDAAREISKPLARYIDDEDLDRMLREQEREGDPMAKFLKKKMDKESSGKKERPRYKGSNPPINRFNIWPGYRWDGVDRSNGFENQYFARISEKKAVDEAAYKWSVEDM from the exons GTGATGAGTCCCCTGAAGAAGAGCAAGATTCAAG GGCAGAAGAAGATGTCTCTGCCATGGCTGAGAAGACTGATCATAAGTCTCCTGACTATTCTCCAAAGAAAGGCAGGCATGACTCCCCAGACCCTTCTCCACCTCAAAGGACCAGGCATGACTCTCCAGACACTTCTCCACCTCAAAGGGCCAGGCATGACTCTTCAGACCATTCCCCTCCTCCAAAAAGGAtacctccccccccaaaaaagggcaGACGAGAATCTCCAGATGCCTCACCACCCAGGAGGAGGGGAAGACAGGACTCTCCAGATGCCTCACCTCCCAGGAGAAGGGGCAGACAGGTGTCTCCAGATGCCTCACCTCCCAGGAGAAGGGGAAGACAGGGCTCTCGCGATGCCTCTCCAGCTAGGAGGGGAAGACGGGACTCTCGAGATGCCTCTCCACCCAGGAGGGGAAGACGGGATTCTCCAGATGCCTCACCACGCAGGACGGCCAGGCTGGAATTACCAGACACCTCTCCACCCAGGAGGAGCAGACAGGATTCTCCACCCAGGAGGGTCAGACGGAACTCTCCAGCTGTCTCTCCAcctaggagggaaaggggagacTCTCCAGCTGCCTCTCCACCCAGGAAGGGCAGGTGGGACTCTCCACCTGCCTCTCCACCCAGGAGGGGTAGACGCGACTCTCCACCTGCCTCTCAGTCTCCATCCAGAAGGGGCAGATGGGACTCTCCACCTGCTTTTCCACCCAGGAGGGGCAGACGGGACTCTCCACCTGCTTTTCCACCCAGGAGGGGCAGGCGGGATTCTCCACCTGCCTCTCCCCCTAGGAGGGGCAGGCGGGATTCTCCACCTGCCTCTCCCCCCAGGAGGGGCAGGTGGGATTCTCCACCTGCCTCTCCCCCCAGGAGGGGTAGGTGGGATTCTCCACCTGCCTCTCCCCCCAGGAGGGGCAGGTGGGATTCTCCacccaggaggggcagaaggGACTCTCCACCTGCCTCTCCACCCAGGAGGGCCAGGCGGGACTCTCCTGCTGCATCTCCACCCAGGGGGGGCAGGTGGGGCTCTCCAAACCCCTCTCCACCAAGGAGAGGCAGGCGGGGCTCTCCAAACCCCTCTCCACCCAGAAGGGTCCGGCGGGACTCTCCAGCTGCCTCTCCACCCAGAAGGGTCCGGCGGGACTCTCCAGCTGCCTCTCCACCCAGGAAGGGCAGGCGGGACTCTCCAGCTGCCTCTCCTCCCAGGAAGGGCAGGCGGGACTCTCCAGCTGCCTCTCCTCCCAGGAAGGGCAGGCGGGACTCTCCAGCTGCCTCTCCTCCCAGGAAGGGCAGGCGGGACTCTCCAGCTGCCTCTCCTCCCAGGAAGGGCAGGCGGGACTCTCCAGCTGCCTCTCCTCCCAGGAAGGGCAGGCGGGACTCTCCAGCTGCCTCTCCTCCCAGGAAGGGCAGGCGGGACTCTCCAGCTGCCTCTCCTCCCAGGAAGGGCAGGCGGGACTCTCCAGCTGCCTCTCCTCCCAGGAAGGGCAGGCGGGACTCTCCAGCTGCCTCTCCTCCCAGGAAGGGCAGGCGGGACTCTCCAGCTGCCTCTCCTCCCAGGAAGGGCAGGCGGGACTCTCCAGCTGCCTCTCCTCCCAGGAAGGGCAGGCGGGACTCTCCAGCTGCCTCTCCTCCCAGGAAGGGCAGGCGGGACTCTCCAGCTGCCTCTCCACCCAGGAAGGGCAGGCGGGACTCTCCAGCTGCCTCTCCACCCAGGAAGGGCAGGCGGGACTCTCCAGCTGCCTCTCCACCCAGGAAGGGCAGGCGGGACTCTCCAGCTGCCTCTCCACCCAGGAAGGGCAGGCGGGACTCTCCAGCTGCCTCTCCACCCAGGAAGGGCAGGCGGGACTCTCCAGCTGCCTCTCCACCCAGGAAGGGCAGGCGGGACTCTCCAGCTGCCTCTCCACCCAGGAAGGGCAGGCGGGACTCTCCAGCTGCCTCTCCACCCAGGAAGGGCAGGCGGGACTCTCCAGCTGCCTCTCCACCCAGGAAGGGCAGGCGGGACTCTCCAGCTGCCTCTCCACCCAGGAAGGGCAGGCGGGACTCTCCAGCTGCCTCTCCACCCAGGAAGGGCAGGCGGGACTCTCCAGCTGCCTCTCCACCCAGGAAGGGCAGGCGGGACTCTCCAGCTGCCTCTCCACCCAGGAAGGGCAGGCGGGACTCTCCAGCTGCCTCTCCACCCAGGAAGGGCAGGCGGGACTCTCCAGCTGCCTCTCCACCCAGGAAGGGCAGGCGGGACTCTCCAGACCAATCCCTCCCTGGAAAAGTAAGAAGACTTACTCCTTCTCCACAAAGACAAAAGCATCTCAAtcctaacaaaaaaagtaaatccTACTACACAGACTCCCCAGATGTTTCTCATAAAGAAAGGCGTGACACAGGTTTGGACAAAGGATCGAAACGCGATGTAAAGAAGTCCCTTCGAACCTCTCCACATTCCTCGTTGCGGCATGATTCTGATTCAGACCCTTCTCCTCCTCGGAATAGAGCATTGTCACCACCACGAGACACTCGGAAAAAAG CTGCACAACAGAAGGACTCGCGCGCATCACCTCGAAGGAACGCGCAGACTAAAGGTTCAGACTCCGACCTATCACCTCCTCGCCAAGCACAGAGAAGAGACTCTGATTCAGACTTGTCACCACCACGACGCAGAGGTGAAAAAAGCGGAGGCTCCCAG ATGCTCTCAGGTGGCAAAGCTGGCCTCGTGTCTGCAAAGGTCCTAAGAGAAGAGAAAGAAGAACAGAGGAGAGCagagaaaaataacaaaaacctGGAAG ATGACTCGAGGAATACAGAGACCGTTTTTCGAGACAAAAGCGGCAAACGCAGAGACTTAAATTCTGAACGGGAAGAGCAACTGAAGAAACAAGCCGCGCAAGAGAAGAAGGATGAGATGTATGCCAAATGGGGCAAAGG tttggccCAACATGAGCAGCAACGTCAGAATGTGCAGGACGCTGCCCGAGAGATATCGAAGCCTCTTGCTCGATACATCGATGATGAGGACCTGGACCGCATGTTGCGTGAACAGGAGAGAGAGGGAGATCCTATGGCGAAGTTCCTGAAAAAGAAGATGGATAAAGAAAGCTCCGGAAAGAAAG AACGCCCAAGATACAAAGGTTCTAATCCTCCAATCAACAGATTTAATATATGGCCAGGGTATCGCTGGGACGGTGTGGACAG GTCCAATGGATTTGAGAACCAGTATTTTGCAAGAATTTCTGAAAAGAAAGCTGTGGACGAGGCTGCTTACAAGTGGAGCGTAGAGGATATGTGA